In Bacteroidales bacterium, a single window of DNA contains:
- a CDS encoding pyruvate formate lyase family protein, translating into MASSLAFVPGTSLINEGQRANNNGTMETADQVILHLKEFTDVYKKYSHNKYLREACCYQVQWKGMVREIKPGDLYAGRIQQTMIGFIPQSDEGYLGYYIHTNALENFRKNQNLSAQSKSVIKDLIDFWSTENTVAKTKKAYTTGMKEALPSDAYASESGIAFTLWRMSGVQMDFEKLVRLGIPGLKKEIVEKQLTVKKESDAFYLYQSMLMALDTFCNVCEYYALQAENNPGIPENKTIALTLRNIQKEKPQNFREGIQLVYLYTLLDGARNFGRMDNALAELYCHDIDNLVINEEEAIRLISGMWRLIIDRGYRYDSRIIIGGSGRKDEQKANRLALAIMETTRRVKDIVPQLAFRFNKEQDPALYKRALDIIGEGNPYPMLYNDDVNVPSVQKAFGVSYEDAVHAIQFGCGEYVLDHRSVGTPSAVINLLAALNVTIHKGIDPVTGKPIGMPADRFERYGNFETFDNLWDAYKEQVEYHVKQLAVHEKLEYDFAGSHSPFLYSSMLMDDCIDRGKGMYEGGIRYLGGTLESYGNSNTADSFTAIKQLVYDEKKITLETLVDMLDRDFTGYDRERNMVLNCPKYGNDNQVADGMLMQVHEHLCNFTREQAKEVGLASYLIVVINNDANTVIGEHTSASA; encoded by the coding sequence ATGGCTTCGTCGCTGGCATTTGTACCGGGGACAAGCCTGATAAACGAGGGACAAAGGGCAAATAACAACGGTACTATGGAAACAGCTGACCAGGTGATCCTGCATCTGAAAGAATTCACTGATGTCTACAAAAAATACAGCCACAACAAATACCTTCGCGAAGCCTGTTGTTACCAGGTACAATGGAAGGGCATGGTGCGCGAAATTAAGCCGGGAGACCTCTATGCTGGCCGGATACAGCAAACCATGATTGGTTTTATTCCTCAGTCGGATGAAGGTTACCTCGGATATTATATCCATACGAATGCTCTTGAAAATTTCAGGAAAAATCAAAATCTCTCAGCTCAAAGCAAGTCTGTAATTAAGGATCTCATTGACTTTTGGTCAACTGAAAACACGGTTGCCAAAACGAAAAAGGCTTACACAACCGGAATGAAAGAAGCCCTTCCTTCGGATGCCTATGCTTCCGAATCAGGAATTGCCTTTACGCTGTGGCGGATGAGCGGGGTACAGATGGATTTCGAAAAACTGGTGAGGCTGGGCATTCCCGGACTTAAGAAAGAAATCGTCGAAAAACAACTCACTGTTAAAAAGGAATCCGATGCCTTTTATTTATACCAGTCGATGCTAATGGCACTGGACACATTCTGCAATGTTTGTGAGTATTACGCGCTGCAGGCAGAAAACAATCCGGGTATTCCTGAAAATAAGACAATCGCCTTAACTTTAAGAAACATTCAAAAAGAAAAGCCACAGAACTTCAGGGAAGGCATTCAGCTTGTATACTTGTATACCTTGCTGGACGGGGCACGTAATTTTGGCAGAATGGATAATGCTCTTGCGGAATTGTACTGCCATGATATCGATAACCTGGTAATTAACGAAGAAGAAGCGATCAGGCTTATTTCCGGGATGTGGCGGCTTATAATTGACAGGGGTTACCGGTACGACAGCCGCATCATCATTGGCGGTTCAGGCAGGAAAGACGAACAAAAGGCAAACCGCCTGGCTCTGGCCATCATGGAAACCACCCGCAGAGTAAAGGACATAGTGCCCCAGCTGGCGTTCCGGTTCAACAAAGAGCAGGATCCGGCTTTGTATAAAAGGGCATTGGATATCATTGGTGAGGGCAACCCCTACCCCATGCTTTACAATGACGATGTGAACGTACCTTCGGTGCAAAAGGCTTTTGGTGTATCTTATGAAGATGCTGTACATGCTATCCAGTTCGGTTGCGGTGAATACGTGCTTGACCATCGCAGCGTGGGCACTCCCAGTGCGGTCATTAACCTGCTGGCTGCTCTGAATGTGACAATACACAAGGGCATCGACCCGGTAACGGGAAAACCAATTGGTATGCCTGCCGACCGGTTTGAGAGATACGGAAACTTTGAAACCTTCGACAACCTCTGGGATGCCTACAAAGAACAGGTTGAATACCATGTAAAGCAACTTGCCGTTCATGAAAAGCTTGAATATGATTTTGCAGGAAGCCATTCGCCGTTTCTGTATTCAAGCATGCTGATGGACGATTGCATCGACAGGGGTAAAGGAATGTACGAGGGTGGCATCCGGTACCTCGGCGGAACACTGGAGTCATATGGTAACAGCAATACGGCAGACAGCTTCACTGCTATCAAACAGCTGGTGTATGATGAGAAAAAGATAACCCTTGAAACCCTTGTTGACATGCTCGACCGTGATTTTACAGGTTATGACAGGGAAAGAAATATGGTGCTGAACTGCCCGAAGTATGGCAACGATAACCAGGTAGCTGACGGAATGCTGATGCAGGTTCA